A genomic segment from Helicobacter pylori encodes:
- a CDS encoding pyruvate flavodoxin oxidoreductase subunit gamma: protein MFQIRWHARAGQGAITGAKGLADVISKTGKEVQAFASYGSAKRGAAMMAYNRVDDEPILNHERFMEPDYVLVIDPGLVFIENIFANEKEDTTYIITSYLNKEELFEKKPELKTRKVFLVDCLKISMETLKRPIPNTPMLGALMKVSGMLEIEAFKEAFKKVLGKKLTQEVIDANMLAIQRAYEEVQ from the coding sequence ATGTTTCAAATTAGATGGCATGCGCGAGCGGGTCAAGGCGCTATCACCGGCGCTAAAGGGTTGGCTGATGTGATTTCAAAAACAGGCAAAGAAGTGCAAGCGTTCGCTTCCTATGGTTCAGCTAAAAGGGGGGCTGCCATGATGGCTTATAACCGCGTTGATGATGAGCCTATTTTAAACCATGAACGCTTCATGGAGCCTGATTATGTGCTGGTGATTGATCCCGGTTTGGTTTTCATTGAAAACATCTTCGCTAATGAAAAAGAAGACACGACCTATATCATCACCAGCTATCTTAACAAAGAAGAATTGTTTGAAAAAAAACCTGAATTAAAAACCCGTAAGGTGTTTTTAGTGGATTGTTTAAAAATCTCTATGGAAACCTTAAAACGCCCCATCCCTAACACGCCCATGCTAGGGGCGTTAATGAAAGTGTCTGGCATGCTTGAAATCGAGGCTTTTAAAGAAGCTTTTAAGAAAGTTTTAGGCAAAAAGCTCACGCAAGAAGTCATTGACGCTAACATGCTCGCTATCCAAAGAGCTTATGAAGAAGTTCAATAA
- a CDS encoding 4Fe-4S dicluster domain-containing protein — translation MKDWNEFEMGAVLFPFEKNAQSEMEKHNDERHYTEQSYFTTSVAHWRVAKPVHNNNICINCFNCWVYCPDAAILSREGKLKGVDYSHCKGCGVCVDVCPTNPKSLWMFEEQIEPTVALTQWPQKQEKKKS, via the coding sequence ATGAAAGATTGGAATGAATTTGAAATGGGAGCGGTGCTCTTCCCTTTTGAAAAAAACGCACAAAGCGAAATGGAAAAACACAATGATGAGCGCCATTACACCGAGCAAAGCTACTTCACCACTTCAGTGGCTCATTGGCGCGTGGCTAAACCTGTGCATAACAATAACATTTGCATCAATTGCTTTAATTGTTGGGTTTATTGCCCAGACGCTGCTATTCTTTCAAGAGAGGGCAAGTTAAAAGGCGTGGATTATTCTCATTGTAAAGGCTGTGGCGTGTGTGTGGATGTCTGCCCCACCAACCCTAAATCGCTATGGATGTTTGAAGAACAAATTGAGCCTACTGTCGCCCTCACTCAATGGCCACAAAAACAAGAAAAGAAAAAATCGTAA
- a CDS encoding outer membrane protein, translated as MNETNKTMVKILMGMALLSSLQATEAELDEKSKKPKLADRNTFYLGVGYQLSAINTSFSTESVDKSYFMTGNGFGVVLGGKFVVKTQAVEHVGFRYGLFYDQTFSSHKSYISTYGLEFSGLWDAFNSQKMFLGLEFGVGIAGATYMPGGAMHGIIAQNLGKENSLFQLLVKVGFRFGFFHNEITFGLKFPFIPNKRTEIVDGLSATTLWHRLPVAYFNYIYNF; from the coding sequence ATGAATGAAACAAATAAAACAATGGTTAAAATATTGATGGGCATGGCGTTATTATCATCGCTTCAAGCCACAGAGGCAGAGCTTGATGAAAAATCAAAAAAACCTAAATTAGCGGACAGGAACACATTTTATTTAGGGGTTGGGTATCAGCTTAGCGCAATCAACACATCTTTTAGCACCGAGTCTGTAGATAAATCGTATTTCATGACCGGCAATGGCTTTGGTGTGGTGTTAGGGGGGAAATTTGTGGTTAAAACGCAAGCTGTAGAGCATGTGGGTTTTCGTTACGGGTTGTTTTATGATCAGACCTTTTCTTCTCACAAATCCTATATTTCTACCTATGGTTTAGAATTTAGCGGTTTGTGGGACGCTTTCAATTCGCAAAAGATGTTTTTAGGGTTAGAGTTTGGCGTAGGCATCGCTGGGGCGACTTATATGCCAGGAGGGGCTATGCATGGGATTATCGCTCAAAATTTAGGCAAAGAAAATTCGCTTTTCCAATTGCTTGTGAAAGTGGGTTTTCGTTTTGGCTTTTTCCACAATGAAATCACTTTCGGGTTGAAATTCCCTTTCATTCCTAACAAAAGAACTGAAATCGTTGATGGTTTGAGCGCGACTACTTTATGGCACCGCTTACCGGTCGCTTATTTCAATTATATCTATAATTTTTAG